Proteins from a single region of Flavobacterium sp. YJ01:
- a CDS encoding response regulator, producing the protein MNGNFKRNLLISSLVSLFVLTISSVASFISIKSLLSSNYWVNHTQDVIYNLNEGSAIITEAQTSMRGYLLTGDEQFVDRFNDSEAKSNNYFDKLDELTSDNPSQQKMLDELRSKRSGFFKYLNNQIVKKRLSKETLIFDLNEGRNMMNEIKTIIKKVEGTEQKLLEERNANSERYGTYSLILIVVAFFIAFIISIVFMIRILKDYNERALLQNELEKKDKDIAERLEVISGIATQISKGNYDVQIDDRKADTLGALGGSIHEMKDSLKTSFDLLSQKEWLQSGVASLNDKMLGEKTIQKLSKDVIEFLCQYTNSSAGVLYVVDGEEMTVSGGYSYIPSKSRERIRKGEGLIGQAIVSGKMLELKNLSQDDIQINYALGEIKPTHIVAVPLMDYKIEGAVELASIYGFSVLQLEFLNMVANNIGIALKATQNRKKVMELLEETKSQSEELQVQHSELEAINAELEAQTEKLQASEEELRVQQEELEQTNEELSERSVLLEEKNTEIQKKSEALELSTRYKSEFLANMSHELRTPLNSILLLSRLLSENNNETMNNEEIEFAKVIQSSGNSLLGLIDEILDLSKIEAGKMELEFLDVSTKEITDSLYNLFHIVAKEKGINFEIITKDAPIVIKTDKMRLEQILKNLISNAIKFTEKGTVSLEIKTDPNNDKLICFVVKDTGIGIPLEKQPLIFEAFQQADGSTKRKYGGTGLGLSISRELAKLLRGEITLYSKVNEGSSFTLCIPVLGLAINKILVNKIQPKEVVEDEETQTEARPKYISEVIPKEIEDDRDSIEEGDKVILIVEDDINFAKSLLAFTQKKGYKGVVAVRGDYALNFALIYKPIGILLDIELPIKSGWEVLEELKNNSNTKHISVHIMSSHKLKQESLLKGAVDFLDKPVAFDKIPDVFMRIEHIINKESQKVLIIEDNPKHAKALAYFLETYNINSEIKSEVSEGLSVLSNKDVDCVILDMGIPDKQAYEILDGVKKSPGLENLPVIVFTGKSLSIKEELKIRKYADSIIVKTAHSYQRMLDEVSLFLHLVEEKKEGKIKEVHKKLNSLNNILFEKKVLIVDDDVRNIYSLSKALEAFKMNVITAFDGKEAIKILDENPDTDVVLLDMMMPNMDGYETAEKIRSNPKFLNLAVIAVTAKAMTGDREKCIKAGASDYITKPVDVDQLLSLLRVWLYDKI; encoded by the coding sequence ATGAATGGTAATTTTAAAAGAAATTTACTAATTAGTTCTCTGGTTTCACTATTTGTACTGACCATTAGTTCTGTTGCTTCCTTTATTAGCATCAAAAGTTTATTAAGCAGTAATTATTGGGTAAATCACACTCAAGATGTTATTTACAATCTTAATGAAGGTTCGGCAATTATTACGGAAGCGCAAACGAGTATGCGAGGTTATCTACTTACTGGAGACGAACAATTTGTAGACCGTTTTAATGATTCTGAAGCAAAATCAAATAATTATTTTGATAAATTGGATGAACTTACATCCGATAATCCTTCTCAGCAAAAAATGCTAGACGAACTAAGATCTAAACGATCTGGTTTCTTTAAATACCTGAATAATCAAATCGTAAAAAAGCGTTTAAGCAAAGAAACGCTGATTTTTGATTTGAATGAAGGGCGAAATATGATGAATGAAATAAAAACAATCATCAAAAAAGTAGAAGGGACCGAACAAAAACTTTTGGAAGAACGTAATGCCAATTCGGAACGTTATGGAACTTACAGTTTGATTCTTATTGTTGTTGCCTTTTTCATTGCTTTTATTATATCGATTGTTTTCATGATCAGAATTCTGAAAGATTATAATGAAAGAGCATTATTGCAAAATGAACTTGAGAAAAAAGATAAAGATATTGCCGAAAGACTTGAGGTAATTAGTGGAATTGCAACTCAGATTTCTAAAGGAAACTACGACGTTCAGATAGACGATAGAAAAGCAGATACTTTAGGAGCATTAGGAGGTTCTATTCACGAAATGAAAGATTCTCTAAAAACTTCTTTCGACTTATTATCTCAAAAAGAATGGCTTCAATCTGGCGTTGCTAGTTTAAATGATAAAATGCTGGGTGAGAAAACAATCCAGAAATTATCAAAAGATGTAATCGAATTTTTATGCCAATACACAAACAGTAGCGCGGGTGTTTTATATGTTGTTGATGGAGAAGAAATGACTGTTTCTGGCGGATACAGCTATATTCCGAGTAAAAGCCGTGAAAGAATCAGAAAAGGCGAAGGCTTAATTGGACAAGCAATTGTATCCGGAAAAATGCTGGAATTAAAAAACCTTTCACAAGACGATATTCAAATCAATTATGCTTTGGGCGAAATAAAACCAACCCATATTGTGGCAGTTCCGTTAATGGATTATAAAATAGAAGGAGCTGTAGAATTAGCGAGTATTTACGGATTTTCTGTTTTGCAGTTGGAGTTTTTAAATATGGTTGCCAATAATATCGGAATCGCTTTAAAAGCAACTCAAAACCGTAAAAAAGTGATGGAGCTTTTAGAAGAAACCAAATCGCAATCTGAGGAACTTCAAGTTCAACACAGCGAGTTGGAAGCTATAAATGCAGAATTGGAAGCTCAGACAGAAAAACTTCAAGCTTCGGAGGAAGAACTTCGCGTTCAACAAGAAGAATTAGAACAAACCAATGAAGAACTTTCTGAAAGAAGCGTTTTATTGGAAGAAAAAAATACTGAAATTCAGAAAAAATCAGAGGCTTTAGAATTAAGCACGCGTTACAAATCGGAATTCTTGGCAAATATGTCACACGAATTAAGAACGCCATTAAATTCAATCTTGTTATTGAGCCGTTTATTGTCTGAAAACAATAATGAAACAATGAACAATGAAGAAATTGAATTTGCAAAAGTGATTCAGAGTTCAGGAAACAGTTTATTAGGATTAATTGATGAAATTTTGGATTTATCTAAAATTGAGGCTGGTAAAATGGAGCTGGAATTTTTAGATGTTTCCACAAAAGAAATTACAGACAGTCTATATAATTTATTCCACATTGTAGCGAAAGAGAAAGGAATAAACTTTGAAATTATTACCAAAGACGCACCAATTGTCATTAAAACAGATAAAATGCGTTTAGAGCAGATCTTGAAAAATCTGATTTCAAATGCTATTAAATTTACAGAAAAAGGAACGGTAAGTCTTGAAATTAAGACAGATCCGAACAATGATAAATTAATTTGCTTTGTTGTAAAAGATACCGGAATCGGAATTCCGTTAGAAAAACAACCTCTAATTTTCGAAGCTTTCCAACAAGCCGACGGTTCTACAAAACGCAAATACGGAGGAACAGGTTTAGGATTATCAATAAGCCGTGAATTAGCTAAATTACTTAGAGGAGAAATTACGCTTTACAGTAAAGTAAATGAAGGAAGTTCGTTTACGTTATGCATTCCGGTTTTAGGATTGGCTATAAATAAAATTCTAGTAAACAAAATACAGCCAAAAGAAGTTGTTGAAGACGAAGAAACGCAAACGGAGGCAAGACCTAAATATATCAGTGAAGTTATTCCAAAAGAAATTGAAGACGACAGAGATTCAATTGAAGAAGGCGATAAAGTAATTCTTATTGTCGAAGACGATATTAATTTTGCTAAGTCGTTGCTAGCTTTTACACAGAAGAAAGGTTATAAAGGTGTTGTCGCTGTAAGAGGAGATTACGCTTTAAACTTTGCCTTGATTTATAAACCAATCGGAATTTTATTAGATATAGAATTACCAATAAAAAGCGGTTGGGAAGTTTTGGAAGAATTGAAAAATAATTCTAATACCAAACATATTTCGGTTCACATTATGTCTTCGCATAAATTGAAACAAGAAAGTTTGTTAAAAGGTGCGGTAGATTTCTTAGACAAACCAGTTGCTTTTGATAAGATTCCAGACGTTTTTATGCGTATTGAGCATATTATAAACAAAGAATCTCAAAAAGTTTTAATTATTGAAGATAATCCGAAACATGCAAAAGCGTTGGCATATTTCTTAGAAACATATAATATCAATTCTGAGATTAAAAGCGAAGTTTCGGAAGGGTTATCTGTTTTAAGCAATAAAGATGTCGACTGTGTAATTTTGGATATGGGAATTCCAGACAAACAAGCTTACGAAATTTTAGATGGTGTAAAGAAAAGCCCAGGATTAGAAAATCTTCCGGTAATTGTTTTTACAGGAAAAAGTTTGTCTATTAAAGAAGAATTGAAGATTAGAAAATATGCCGATTCTATTATCGTAAAAACAGCTCATTCGTACCAAAGAATGTTAGATGAAGTTTCACTTTTCCTTCATTTGGTAGAAGAGAAAAAAGAGGGTAAAATAAAAGAAGTTCATAAAAAACTGAATTCATTAAATAATATTCTATTTGAGAAAAAAGTATTGATTGTTGATGATGACGTTCGTAATATTTATTCGCTTTCTAAAGCTTTAGAAGCATTTAAGATGAATGTAATTACAGCATTTGACGGAAAAGAAGCCATCAAGATTTTGGATGAAAATCCTGATACAGACGTTGTATTATTAGATATGATGATGCCAAATATGGATGGTTATGAAACGGCTGAAAAAATAAGAAGCAATCCTAAATTTCTTAACTTAGCAGTAATCGCCGTAACGGCAAAAGCAATGACAGGAGACCGCGAAAAATGCATAAAAGCGGGAGCTTCAGATTACATCACAAAACCTGTAGATGTAGATCAGCTTTTATCGTTATTACGAGTTTGGTTATATGATAAAATTTAA
- a CDS encoding response regulator, with translation MVLIVDDIRANIIALKKTLELHNIDVDSAESGEEALKKILKTDYCLIIMDVQMPGLDGFEVVKILSGNQRTKDIPVIFLSALNTEKKYIFKGYETGAVEYITKPVDSDLLILKVKTFIKIYEQQNELKVMKDLLSKEIKIRKEAQDNLEIKIAERTKELVQKNEELELRNHELQQFSWVVSHDLNEPIRKIQIFIKIIKDLYLKTDDKAIDYVDRTIKSAERMQTLITDLLAYSRLSAQVKPEKTDLNEVLQEVLSDFDYLIESKNATIKTNELPTVDSIPSQLRQVFQNLIGNALKFSGTENKPEIEITSEIIADKSIDSPTSPEGQFCRITVKDNGIGFDEKYLDRIFIIFQSLNDRQTYEGTGIGLAIAKKIIDKHNGLITAKSEVGKGASFIIVLPLKYKSK, from the coding sequence ATGGTATTAATTGTAGACGATATAAGGGCCAATATTATTGCCTTAAAGAAAACATTAGAGCTGCATAATATCGATGTCGATAGTGCCGAATCTGGTGAAGAAGCGCTGAAAAAGATTTTAAAAACTGATTATTGCTTGATAATCATGGACGTTCAAATGCCAGGACTTGATGGATTTGAAGTTGTAAAAATCCTTTCTGGAAATCAGCGTACAAAAGATATTCCTGTTATATTTCTTTCGGCTTTAAATACCGAGAAAAAATACATTTTTAAAGGTTACGAAACGGGTGCTGTAGAATATATTACAAAACCGGTTGATTCTGATTTATTGATTTTAAAAGTCAAAACTTTTATTAAAATCTACGAACAGCAAAACGAATTAAAAGTGATGAAAGATCTTCTTTCTAAGGAAATAAAAATTAGAAAAGAAGCACAGGATAATCTTGAAATTAAAATTGCAGAAAGAACCAAAGAATTGGTTCAAAAAAATGAAGAATTAGAACTTAGAAATCACGAATTACAGCAATTTTCTTGGGTTGTTTCGCACGATTTAAATGAACCTATTCGGAAGATTCAGATTTTTATTAAAATAATAAAAGATCTATACCTAAAAACAGACGATAAAGCGATAGATTATGTAGATCGTACAATAAAATCTGCAGAAAGAATGCAGACTTTAATTACCGATCTTTTGGCTTATTCTAGACTTTCGGCTCAAGTTAAACCTGAAAAAACAGACTTAAATGAGGTTTTGCAAGAAGTTCTTTCTGATTTTGATTATTTAATTGAAAGCAAAAATGCGACAATAAAAACCAATGAACTTCCAACAGTAGACAGTATTCCAAGTCAATTGCGTCAAGTTTTTCAGAATCTGATTGGAAATGCGCTTAAGTTTTCGGGAACTGAAAATAAACCCGAAATAGAAATCACTTCAGAAATAATTGCAGACAAATCTATCGATAGTCCGACATCGCCAGAAGGGCAATTCTGCCGAATTACAGTAAAAGATAACGGAATTGGTTTTGACGAAAAATATCTAGACCGAATTTTTATTATCTTTCAGAGCTTAAATGATCGCCAAACCTACGAAGGAACAGGAATCGGACTTGCAATTGCAAAAAAAATAATAGATAAACATAACGGTTTGATTACCGCTAAAAGTGAAGTAGGAAAGGGCGCAAGCTTTATTATCGTGCTTCCGTTAAAATACAAATCAAAATAA